The following are encoded in a window of Lacinutrix sp. WUR7 genomic DNA:
- a CDS encoding GIY-YIG nuclease family protein — translation MKTYYVYILECSDKSYYTGFSSRLNIRIIEHKTGKYPDCYTFKRRPITLVFHTTFSNPNHAIACEKQIKKWSRAKKEALINNTFEKLPNLSKKKFDNR, via the coding sequence ATGAAAACATATTACGTTTACATATTAGAGTGTTCCGATAAAAGTTACTACACCGGATTTAGTTCTAGATTAAATATTAGAATTATAGAGCATAAAACAGGTAAATACCCAGACTGTTACACCTTTAAAAGAAGACCAATTACGCTAGTTTTTCATACTACATTTTCAAATCCAAATCATGCTATTGCTTGTGAAAAGCAGATTAAGAAATGGTCTAGAGCGAAAAAGGAAGCTTTAATAAATAATACATTCGAAAAACTACCTAATCTCTCAAAGAAGAAGTTTGATAATAGATAG
- a CDS encoding isoaspartyl peptidase/L-asparaginase family protein produces MNTFSIAIHGGAGTLVKGMMTPELEAKYKAALQLALDEGYKVLENNGTATEAVEKAVVVLEDSPLFNAGKGSVFTATESHEMDASIMDGKTLNAGAVSLITGIKNPVSLARDVMEKSEHVFLAGEGAMQFAKELGYTLEDASYFYDALRHNQWLEIKDTDSFQLDHAKKKDSKFGTVGAVACDKDGNIAAATSTGGMTNKKWGRVGDSPMIGAGNYANNKTCAISCTGSGEFFIRGVVAYDVACLIEHKEMSLEAAANEVINKRILEIGGDGGLIAIDTKGNIAMPFNTEGMYRASKSSTGMEEVSIYK; encoded by the coding sequence ATGAATACATTTTCAATTGCCATACATGGTGGTGCAGGAACTTTAGTAAAAGGAATGATGACTCCGGAGTTAGAAGCGAAGTATAAAGCTGCTTTGCAATTAGCATTAGACGAAGGTTATAAAGTGCTAGAGAATAATGGAACCGCAACCGAAGCAGTGGAGAAAGCAGTAGTTGTTTTGGAGGATTCTCCATTATTCAACGCGGGAAAAGGAAGCGTTTTTACTGCAACCGAATCTCATGAAATGGATGCTTCTATTATGGATGGAAAAACATTGAATGCAGGAGCGGTTAGTTTAATTACCGGAATTAAAAACCCAGTTAGTTTGGCTCGGGATGTGATGGAAAAAAGCGAACATGTTTTTCTTGCAGGCGAAGGTGCTATGCAGTTTGCTAAAGAGTTAGGTTATACCTTAGAAGACGCATCGTATTTTTACGATGCATTAAGACATAATCAGTGGTTAGAAATAAAAGACACGGATAGTTTTCAGTTGGATCATGCCAAAAAGAAGGATTCTAAATTTGGAACCGTTGGCGCTGTTGCTTGTGATAAAGACGGTAATATTGCTGCTGCAACTTCTACAGGAGGAATGACCAATAAAAAATGGGGACGCGTAGGAGATAGTCCGATGATTGGTGCCGGAAACTATGCCAATAATAAAACTTGTGCTATTTCATGTACAGGAAGTGGCGAGTTTTTTATTCGTGGTGTGGTTGCTTATGATGTTGCTTGTTTGATCGAGCATAAAGAAATGTCTTTAGAAGCTGCAGCTAACGAAGTAATAAATAAACGTATACTAGAAATAGGAGGTGATGGCGGATTAATTGCTATTGATACCAAAGGAAATATCGCAATGCCTTTTAATACCGAGGGTATGTATCGCGCTAGTAAATCTTCCACTGGAATGGAAGAGGTTTCTATTTATAAATAA
- the polA gene encoding DNA polymerase I — MSDNKRVFLVDAFALIFRGYYAFIKNPRINSKGEDTSAIMGFMNSLLDVIKRERPDHLAVCFDKGGSADRVEMFEAYKANRDETPEGIKTAIPYIMEILKAMHIPIVVKAGFEADDIIGTLAKQAEKEGYQTFMVTPDKDFAQLVSENIFMYRPMFGGGYETWGIPEVQKKFEVTDPLQVIDFLGMMGDASDNIPGLPGVGEKTAKKFLAAYGSMENLFANTHELKGKMKEKIEANQELGLLSKKLATIMLDVPVTFDAKDFELDQPDVPKVVEIFQELEFRRLIDNFTKTFSVEAQATATEKPSVKAEIKVTPKEAESAGAGQFNLFGGETNSAEATTQDPFARKTIATYSHFYQSVAPGMATKLFIKNLTNQTSVCFDTETTGLNPLTAELVGISFSWEIGKGFYLPFPEDQEEAQTIIEALRCFFEAENIQKIGQNLKYDIKVLAKYNLQVKGPLFDTMIAHYLINPDMRHNMDILAETYLNYTPVSIVELIGKKGKNQLSMRDVPLEKQTEYAVEDADITLQLKEHFEKELGEANTKKLFEDIEVPLLRVLAAMELEGIKLDVPFLNGLAEDLNKDIETLVAKIYEVAGEEFNIASPKQLGIILFEKLKLVDKPKKTKTGQYKTGEDILSALAKEHEIIRDILEYRGLAKLKSTYVDALPLQVEEATGRVHTDYMQTVAATGRLSSNNPNLQNIPIRTERGRQVRKAFIPRNDEYILLAADYSQIELRIIAALSKEETMIEAFKNGEDIHASTAAKVFGVPLAEVTRAQRSNAKTVNFGIVYGVSAFGLSNQTDLSRGEAKELIDTYYETYPKLKQYMSEQVDFARDHGYVKTVLDRRRYLKDINSANAIVRGAAERNAVNAPIQGSAADIIKIAMINIYNKLEAGNYKTKMLLQVHDELVFDVYKPELEEMKTLIKTEMESAFVMDVPLDVEMDVGVNWLEAH, encoded by the coding sequence ATGTCAGATAACAAACGTGTATTTCTAGTTGATGCTTTCGCATTAATTTTTCGTGGCTACTATGCCTTTATAAAAAATCCGAGAATCAATTCTAAAGGCGAAGATACCTCAGCTATTATGGGTTTTATGAATTCGCTTTTAGACGTTATTAAGCGTGAAAGACCAGATCATTTAGCGGTATGTTTTGATAAAGGCGGATCTGCAGATCGTGTAGAAATGTTTGAAGCCTATAAAGCGAATAGAGACGAAACGCCGGAAGGTATAAAAACTGCCATTCCGTATATCATGGAGATTTTAAAAGCCATGCATATTCCAATTGTAGTAAAAGCAGGTTTTGAAGCCGATGATATTATTGGAACCTTAGCAAAACAAGCAGAAAAAGAAGGCTACCAAACGTTTATGGTTACTCCGGATAAGGATTTTGCGCAGTTAGTAAGTGAAAACATATTTATGTACCGACCAATGTTTGGTGGTGGTTATGAAACTTGGGGAATCCCAGAAGTACAAAAGAAATTTGAAGTTACCGATCCGTTACAAGTGATTGACTTTTTAGGAATGATGGGCGATGCTTCGGATAATATTCCTGGGCTTCCTGGTGTTGGAGAAAAAACAGCCAAGAAGTTTTTAGCTGCTTACGGAAGTATGGAAAATCTTTTTGCAAACACCCACGAGCTGAAAGGTAAAATGAAAGAAAAAATAGAAGCCAATCAAGAACTTGGTTTACTTTCTAAAAAACTAGCAACGATTATGCTAGATGTTCCGGTGACTTTTGATGCTAAAGATTTTGAACTAGACCAACCAGATGTTCCTAAAGTAGTAGAAATTTTTCAGGAATTAGAATTTAGACGATTAATAGATAATTTCACCAAAACATTTTCCGTGGAAGCACAAGCTACTGCTACCGAAAAACCTTCCGTTAAAGCAGAAATAAAAGTAACACCAAAGGAAGCGGAAAGTGCTGGAGCAGGGCAATTTAATTTGTTTGGAGGCGAAACCAATTCCGCGGAAGCGACAACACAAGACCCATTCGCCAGAAAAACCATAGCCACCTATTCGCATTTCTACCAAAGTGTAGCGCCAGGAATGGCAACCAAGTTATTCATTAAAAACTTAACGAACCAAACTAGTGTGTGTTTTGATACCGAAACCACAGGCTTAAATCCGTTGACCGCAGAATTGGTTGGGATTTCATTTTCTTGGGAAATTGGCAAAGGATTCTATTTACCGTTTCCAGAAGATCAAGAAGAAGCACAGACTATCATCGAAGCATTACGATGCTTTTTTGAAGCAGAAAACATTCAGAAGATTGGTCAGAATTTAAAATACGACATTAAAGTATTAGCAAAATATAACCTGCAAGTTAAAGGTCCGTTGTTTGACACCATGATTGCGCATTATTTGATCAATCCAGACATGCGACACAACATGGATATATTGGCAGAAACCTACTTAAACTACACGCCAGTTTCTATTGTAGAATTGATTGGTAAAAAAGGTAAAAACCAATTATCGATGCGTGATGTTCCGTTAGAAAAACAAACCGAATATGCAGTTGAAGATGCAGATATCACCTTGCAATTAAAAGAACATTTTGAAAAAGAATTAGGCGAAGCAAACACCAAAAAATTATTTGAAGATATTGAAGTGCCGTTGTTACGCGTGCTAGCTGCCATGGAATTAGAAGGAATAAAATTAGATGTTCCGTTTTTAAATGGCTTAGCCGAAGACTTAAACAAAGACATTGAAACTTTGGTCGCTAAAATTTATGAAGTTGCAGGTGAAGAGTTCAATATCGCATCACCAAAGCAATTAGGAATTATCTTATTTGAAAAACTCAAATTAGTAGACAAACCGAAAAAGACAAAAACCGGGCAATATAAAACTGGGGAAGATATTTTATCTGCTTTAGCAAAAGAGCACGAGATCATTAGAGATATTTTAGAATATCGCGGATTGGCAAAACTAAAAAGCACCTATGTGGATGCCTTACCATTGCAAGTGGAAGAAGCAACCGGACGTGTACACACCGATTATATGCAAACCGTTGCTGCTACGGGAAGACTGAGTAGTAACAACCCGAATTTACAGAATATCCCTATCCGTACCGAACGTGGACGACAAGTGCGAAAAGCGTTTATTCCGCGAAATGACGAGTATATTTTACTTGCTGCCGATTACAGTCAGATAGAACTGCGAATCATTGCTGCTTTAAGTAAAGAAGAAACCATGATTGAAGCCTTTAAAAACGGCGAAGATATTCACGCTTCTACTGCTGCAAAAGTATTTGGTGTTCCGCTAGCCGAAGTAACCAGAGCGCAACGTAGTAATGCCAAAACGGTAAACTTTGGAATTGTGTATGGTGTTTCTGCTTTTGGACTGAGTAACCAAACCGATTTATCGCGTGGGGAAGCCAAAGAGCTTATTGATACCTATTACGAAACCTACCCAAAACTGAAACAATACATGAGCGAACAGGTAGATTTTGCTCGGGATCATGGCTATGTAAAAACGGTTTTAGACAGACGTCGTTATTTAAAAGATATTAATAGTGCCAATGCCATTGTGCGTGGTGCTGCAGAACGTAATGCGGTAAATGCGCCTATTCAAGGTTCCGCTGCAGATATTATTAAAATCGCCATGATTAATATTTACAACAAACTGGAAGCTGGTAATTATAAAACCAAAATGCTGCTACAGGTACATGATGAATTGGTTTTTGATGTCTATAAACCGGAACTAGAAGAAATGAAAACGTTGATTAAAACAGAAATGGAGAGTGCTTTTGTTATGGATGTGCCGCTTGATGTGGAAATGGATGTTGGCGTTAATTGGTTGGAGGCGCATTAG